From Phaenicophaeus curvirostris isolate KB17595 chromosome 2, BPBGC_Pcur_1.0, whole genome shotgun sequence:
CACTTAATGCTATATAGTTGTTGGCCCAAACTGTTCGTAGGGCATGTAGTTCAATCATTCCTCTGGGAAATGTGGAGGGAGTCAGACCTTCTCCTCCATTTCCACAGGGCCTTGTTCAGTCACTATGCAAGTACCCAGAGGGCTGTGTTGGGACAAACATTGCCTCccagctttcaaaaaaatggATGAATAAGCCCTGCTCAGGTTTCTTAAAGCAAGGGCACGGCTACTACCTTTTGGGAGTGCAGAACCTTCTCAGTCAGAGATgcagctctgcttctccagTACATCCATTTGGCCAGCTCCATAGAGGTCAGGCTGAGCTTACTTCCTTTTCCATTTGAATCCTGTTCTGCGCTCTGCTTTCTCAAGGGATCCTTAGTATTGCGATTCTTGGCTTAGAAATAGATTCTTCCTCATTTTGCGAGAGCCAAGTACCTTAGTGTAGTTCCTCAATCCCTTTATAAGGAATGGCTTGTAGAGCCGGTTCTGCGCTGCAGGCACGGAAATTGCTTGTGGGTGATGATGGGGCTGTCTTCTTGCAATTTGTAAGAGAACAATTTCAGAGAGAAAGATGGGCATAGTACTTTTTCCacaatgaaatttatttttagcttcCATTTTAGTATCTGGAAAAAATGTTCTCAAACTTGCAATtaactttaatgaaaaaaaatatatctacaTGCTTTTGAAGTACCTAATCAGAAGCTTATAGGATCAtgcaaaacaacacaaacattttagTGAAATAAATTTGAAGCTTCTTTttacaaagctgaaaaaagacATTGGTCAGGTAAACTCAGGGCTTTCTCACATGTGCAGAAAAAGCCCTTGAACAATTTAAAGGCTAGTCTGAAGCCATTTAAAAACTTGAGCAAAAAGGTTTTGGGAAagcttaaaataatgaaaacaatacAGGACCTTGTTCCACTGCACTTGATGACACATCCAATGATGAATGACCTTTGCCATTGCTGAATTCTTTCCATCAACAGAACAAGCAgagcaaggaaggaaaagttgCAAAATATGTGTACTTAGCTTCAGTATATTCATCACTGATATCTAGAAATAAACAGAATGCACCAGAGGCTACCTTATTTTAATAAAGGTAAGCAATGACTGTGCTTTTCCTCGTGAACTCTATAAAAACACATGTGCAGCTCTTTTAGCTCTGAAGAGTTGCTGGCAAATGTTTTTCCCTTGGAAGCTAAGCCAGGTCATCTGGTTTAGCCTGTCTGGCTGATGGAAGTGAGTTAGCAGATGTGGAGATGGCTAAGCACATGTGTAGATCACTGGGTTCCTACCAAAAGATGGCTCAAGCACCTGAAAAGAAGGTGCACCCTCAGAAGAGGCATCTCCCAGGAGAAAGTCCCTGCCTGACTAAGCTTAGGAGGCCAAAGTTGCCTCAAAAACTCATTCCATCTGAAGTGGGAGCAGTAGGAAGAGAAGGACTTATAGCCTGGTATCATGCCACTGTCTGCCATGGTCAGAACCAGCAGCTGCCAAAActgtgggatggggcagggagaggggaggctgGGCAATAATCCCACCCCGCAAATGAAAAGGGGTGGAGGAAGACTCTTGCCTTAAATTGTTGCAAAGTCCCTTGAGAGCCATAAGTGAACACATCCAAAACAGCGTTTGCTGTGTTCCTATCTATCTTTCTGTGCAtactttcatttacattttcttctcactgaaaaagaaatgcataatAGTTCAAAGTCTGTGGGCTTGAGCCTAAGGTTCAGTCTGAATTCATCCCAGATGGTAAGTATTTGTTACACTCTTTAAAGCAGATTTTACTTCACTTACGTGAAGTTTGACCATGTACTTTCTGCTAGTGATTCAGAGACTAAATAAGACACAGTGCTGCTTTCCAAAGCACCCATAAAATCTATTGGAGAAATGCATCTTTGTGAATGCAACAGAGCAACCCAAGATTTCGATCCCAAGCACCTGCTAGAAAAAGTTGGATAGTTGCGTTTGTATGTTTATCCACTCCCATACAGCATTACTGTGCAAGTAAAATAGACTTTGCAAATATGCAAGCTGTTTTCTGGACTGGATTTGCACGAGGgacagagcagccaggcagctgaATACTCATCCCAAAGGGACTGATGGTATCGTGAGTGCATCATCAAAAAGCATAGTCAAGGACCATGTGGGAGACACAATGTGTGGCAGAGAATTGGGACTAGTCTAGAATGTGACTGAAATTCTAAATGGCACCTGAACACCTCTGAGGTTTATCTCATCACTAGGTTTTGCAATACAGCATGTGTGCAGGTGAACATCTGTCTAAATCTAAAGGATCAGCCCAGGGGTATGACCTAGTCATTGGTGACACAAACTGATGAGGCTGAGTTCACAAAGTCAGGAAAATTATAAACTTGAAGAGGTGTCTAAACAGTGTCTAAAACATCTTTTTGTGCCAGCTGCACAGAAATCTCTGAAATGTCAGCGCTGGTTAGCTCACCATCTGCGTTatccttctctcccttcccctcctcccgccTTTATTTTAAGGCTTCTTTATATTGCCAGAAGAAAAATGACTCTTCAATATTTTCAGTGTGTTATTGGAAAGATAAATtttgaagaggttttttttttgggttccAACTCATGCTATGTAAAGAACATTTAATGATAACATTTACTCAACCTACTTATTAATCATTAAAGAGTACCAACCATCAAAAGAATCCATCATTAACTGAAATTAAGTAATCACATATTAAAATTGCATCACAATATTGCTTAGTTCTCAGAACAGATGGAGAAGTCAAGCAGAGAGTTTTCAGATCGGTTATTTCAGcaacttttaaattttgttcCTGCTTAATTTTTAGAAATCCACTAGGGTAATTACTGAGTTACAGCATATGCTGTGCTTAGATATGCACTGCTGAAACAtagctttttggttttctttcctccatGAGGTCTGCAGATCCAAGCTCAGCTAGGAAACCaagatgaaaacattttgatgACAGTGCAGAAGATCTGGCCAGACTTCTCTCTCCACTGCTTCTTGGGGTAAATGAGCGTAGCTGTCAGATTCCAGCTTTATTGACTCTTTGAATCCTCTTTGTTCCCACAAACACTTAAAATCAAGAGCAATTCAGATAACTCACCTTTTGTGGGAATGACTGATGCAATAAGCTATAGTAAGAAGATAAAAGACATTTAAGGATAGCTTAAATATAAAGAGAAATATAAACAGTTCCCAAGGAGGTGCAGTCATTTTAGTAAGCGTGATGTTGGTCCCTAATCCTGCCAATTGATATGCAGCAACACGAGGGAGATGAAGGAGGGGGACAGTGCTGCTCACTGAGCTCGGAGAGAACCTGGCACGGATTGCAAGAGCATCCTTCACTTGAAAGGGAGAAGTCCAGAGAAATGCAGGGACTAGAGAGCCAGAAGAACTGAGAAAACACCTGGCAACATGGAGCAAAGTCAAGCTGGAGACATGCATCTCCCTTTCAAAGACACAATATGGTGCTTGAACAATTCTTTCACTGAATGAAAAATGGATGACAACAGCTAAGAGGAGTGTGACTTGACTGGCTCATAGGTTAAAAAACTCTTCCCACACCTTACTCTGAGATCTTAATGCTCTCACAAGGATTAACCACACATGAGACAACTTCTGCCTTGGGCTCTCAATGTTTTCAGTTAAGGAAGAAGTATTTGAGAATACAGAGGCTGAAAATTATGTATGTCCAGAATATAAAAAGCATCCACTGCCTTGAGATATGCATGCTATTATAGAAAAGGCCTGCCACATACTTGTTTCCTGGGGGCAACAGGCTGGTCAAAGATGTGACAAATCACCTACAACTGAGGCCTTCCACACCACATTTCATTACTGAAAAGCAGATAAATTACTTATTTCCCTCTGTGCTTTCTAGATGCcaaaaaaatactgcagatCTTACTGTTTTGTTGGGGAGCCCAGCTGGTTCATGTTTGTAAACCTGACTTGCTAAGACTGAATGGCGCcgtttttaaactattttttaaattgtttggaAATAATTCATTCTGTAACAGccattttaataaatgtttaaataagtCACCTCTGCTCAGGGGCTAGACAGGAGGATTTCCTCTGGGCAAGTCCAAAATGACAATTTCTCTTGAATTTCACCTTACCTTCTTTTGCCTAGTATCTGTTTCTGCACAGGGATTTTGGTGATTTCAGTCTTAACCTTAATCCAGGCTAACCCTGACCATACCCAACCCATTCCCTACTTGGCAAAGGGAATAAGAAAGCACTGCATTTTCTGAACTATAGTGGGTGTACGTGACCAACTCCTTGAGCCACGTCTACCTGCAAACCCCTATTAAATCTTCTTGCAacttgctttgctgctgttatAATACCTGGATAGTCATGGGACACCATGCAGGACACGGAGCTGTGGGCGAAAGTTGCAGGGAAGGAAAGTCCAGAtagataaaaaggaaaaatctttaCAGTTAAGGACAAAGCACAGGTgcagattgcccagagaggctgtgtcATCTCCCTCCTTAGAGATATGCAGACTTGGCTGGCCAAGACCCTGAGGAAAACCTTTGCATGGTTGACACTGACCCTGTTCTGAGCAGGTGGTAGGGCCAGAAAGATGCCCCAGACCTGACCTGCATGAGCCCCTTCCAAATTAGACTATTCTGAGATGTTTCAGAAATCCTGAGAAGTGATGGCTTTGGTTGTTTACAGAGATACAAAGTGTCCGCAGCTTGTCTTGATAATAGCGTCTAGCCTGCAGGAGGATGCGGATGGGGATGGATGTAATGAATGCTGACACTCCAATTTCCTTTGAATGTGCCCACCTTTTTCTGTGGCATGACCTGTGTGCCTTCTTCATTTGGACTGTCCAACACGgtaaacacattttcttctaaTGAATTTTTCAGAATTGTGTCTAAATGGTTTGCATGCTGTTCCCATAACTGAGAGGTCATTTTATTTCCACGTTCATTTGATCAGCAGTTATGGAACAAACATGCTCTCCCAGACCTGGCGAGACCGGCTTGTCTCCCTAGTGCTAGGAAAGCCACACTGCTGCAGATGGAAGCTACCTGGTGCCCATGTTTGTTTGATACTGGCTTTAGTAGCAATTAGCACAAGACATACATCCTTTGCTTCATCAGTCCCTATGTTTTAGAGAGGAAATAGTGGGGCTACTGGTTCATGGTGAGACACAAAGGGGTGAGACATGGTGAGACACATGGTGAGACACAAGGAGAGAGACAGTATTTTTTATGCCTGTGTAATTGGGTCTTGTCTGGTTTGTCTATATCATTTTGGGGGACATCAGGAAATAGCGTAGATGCTTTAACCGGCAGACAAGATCGTTAACCCAAGAGAACATATTGTTCAGAGAGGTTAAATGTAAAGCAGGCCCTTCCacagtatagaatcatagaatcatagaataaccaggttggaagagacccaccggatcatcgagtccaaccattcctatcaaacactaaaccatgccccttaacacctcgtccacccgtcccttaaacacctccagggaaggtgaatcaaccacctccctgagcagcctgttccagtgcccaatgaccctttctgtgaaaaattttttcctaatgttcaggctaaatctcccctggcacagcttgaggccattccctcttgtcctgtcccctgtcacttgggagaagaggccagcaccctcctctctgcaacctcctttcaggtagttgtagagagcaatgaggtctcccctcagcctcctcttctccaggctaaacaaccccagctctctcagccgctccttgtaagacctgctctccagccccctcaccagctttgttgctcttctctggactctctccagagcctcaacatccttcttgtggtgaggggcccagaactgaacacaggattcgaggagcggtctcaccagtgccgagtacagagggagaataacctccctggacctgctggtcacaccatttctgatacaagccaagatgccattggccttcttggccacctgggcacactgctagctcatgttcagtcactgtcaaccaacacccccaggtccctctcctccaggcagctttctagacagacttctcctagtctgtagcactgcatagggttgttgtgccccaagtgcaggacccggcatttggccttgttaaacctcatgccattggactctgcccagcggtccagcctgttcagatccctttgcagagcctcccgaccctccagcagatcaacacttccacccagcttagtgtcatctgcaaacttgctaagtaATTTATAGTGTTGTTCGGAAACATTTCCATTTGGTGGAAATTccacaaccacctgaaaggaggttgtactaAGGTGaatgctggtctcttctgccaagaaacaagtgataggacaagaggaaatggcctcgagttgtgtcaggggaggcttagattggctattaggaaaaatttcttgacttgaaagggtggtgaagcattgccacaggctgcccagggaaggggtggcCACTATCCCTGGATGTATTCACAAAATGTGTAGATATGACACTTTGGGATGCGGTTTAGGATgcacagtggtgttggacttcatagaatagaatagttttcatagaatagttgTGGCTGGAAGGCACTTTAACGATCATCCCGTgccaacccccctgtgatgggcagggacttgtcccactagatcagggtgctcaaggtcccatccaataCCACCcccaggtatggggcagccacagcttccctgagcaacctgtgccaatgtctcaccacgctcacagtgaagaaattcccccttatatctagcctaaatctgcccctctccagtttagacccattgtccctagtcctatcaccacaagcctttgtgaacagcccctccacagctttactgaagcccctttcaggaactggaaggtcgctctgaggtctcctcggcgccttcacttctccaggctgaacaatcccagctctctcagcctgtccccgtacgggaagtgctccagccctcggatcaccctcgcagccctgctctggccccgctccagcagctccacgtCCATCTTCACGCTTCTGCGACTCTCGGGTGGGATCGGAGCCACCACAGCACACGCCGCGCCGGCACAGAGCTTGCCTCAACCCCCCGCCCACAACCGGGGAACCCACTGCAAAGCGGGGCAAAAGCAGCAGCGGGCGAGGAGGGCGCAGGGCAGAGCGCAGCCCCACACAGGCCCCGCGAAGCACCTCCGGCCTCCCCGCGCGGAGCCGGGCGGGGCCAGACGGGGTGGGCGGGGCGGACGGAGAGGGCGGGGCGCGAGGGCTGAGTGGGATGGGGGTAGTGGGCGTGGCCAACGCGAGTGGGCGTGGCTAAGGGCCGAGCTCGAGGCGGTTGAGGGCGGGGCGCGGGAAGAGGGCGGGGGCGGAGAGTGGGCGTGGCGGGAGGAATGGAGTGGGGGTCGAGCAATATGCAGTTGGTGGGCGGGGCCAACTGCAGTGGGCGGGGCGTGCGGAGAGGGCGGGGAGCAGGGGTTGAGTGAGATTCGGGTGGTGGGCGGGGCCAGTGGGAGTGGGCGGGGCTTATGGCTCGAGTGGAAAACGGTTGTGGGCGTGGTCAACGGGTCTGAGCGTGGCTAATGGGGGATAGCGGAGCATGAGTGGTGGGCGTGGCCAATGGGAGTGGGCGGGGCGCGCGGAGAGGGCGGGGAGCAGGGGTTGAGTGGGATTCGGGTGGTGGGCGTGGCCAACGGTAGTGGGCGCGGCTAATGGGGTACAGCGCGGCCTATTGGGTGGGCGGGGCCAGTGTTGAGTGGGCGGGGCGTATGGCTCGAGCGGGACCCGGTTGTGGGCGTGGCCAACGGGCCTGGGCGTGGCTAATGGGGGTTTAGCGGAGTGCGAGTAGTGGGCGTGGCCAATGTGAGTGGGCGGGGCGTGCGGGGAGCAGGGGTCGAGCGGGATTCGGCTGGTGGGCGTGGCCAAATGGAGAGTGCGGGGCGCAGGGGCCGAGCGGAGCGCGGTCCGTAGGCGCGGCTGGCGGGGGCTGAGCGGGATGCGgtcggggggcggggccgcggggcgggggcggggcggggggaggcgggaGGCGGCGACCGAGGGCGGCGGGAAACTTCTCCGCGTTCAGCACCAGGGACAGGGCGGTCGCGCGCCGCCCGGCATGCCCCGGCGGCCCCGATGGAGGCGGCCGCCGCCCTCAACGGCAGCGGCGCCGGCAACTCCTCGCTCGAGCCGGCGTCGCGACCCTCCGCGCCCGCCGCCCTCAACCCCTGGGACGTGATGCTCTGCGTCTCCGGCACCGCCATCGCCTGCGAGAACGCGCTGGTGCTGGCCATCATCTGCTCCTCGCCCGCCCTGCGCACCCCCGCGTTCGCGCTGGTGGGCAGCCTGGCCACCGCCGACCTCCTCGCCGGCGTCGGCCTCATCCTCAACTTCGTGTTCCGCTACGTGATCCGCTCCGAGACCGTCAGCCTGCTGACCGTGGGCTTCCTCGTCGCGTCGTTCGCCGCCTCGGTGAGCAGCCTGCTGGCCATCACGGTGGATCGGTACCTGTCCCTCTACAACGCCCTCACCTACTACTCGGAGCGGACGGTGCTGTGCGTGCACACCATGCTGGCGGCCGCctggggggtgtccctgtgcctggggctgctgccgGTGCTGGGCTGGAACTGCCTCCGCGACCGCGCCGCCTGCAGCGTCGTCCGGCCCTTGACCAAGAGCAACGTGACGCTGCTGTCCGCCTCCTTCTTCCTCGTGTTCCTCGTCATGCTCCATCTCTACATCGAGATCTGCAAGATCGTCTGCAGGCATGCCCACCAAATAGCCCTCCAGCAGCACTTTCTGAGTGCTTCGCACTACGTGGCCACCAAGAAGGGGGTCTCCACCCTCGCCATCATCCTCGGGACTTTCGGGGCCAGCTGGCTGCCTTTTGCCATCTACTGCGTGGTGGGGGATCCCGACTACCCCTCCGTCTACACGTACGCCACGCTCCTACCCGCCACCTACAACTCCATGATCAACCCCATCATCTACGCCTACAGAAACCAGGAGATCCAGAGGTCCATGTGGGTGCTCTTCTGCGGCTGCTTTCAGGCTAAAGTGTCCTTTTGCTCTCGGTCCCCCAGCGATGTCTGAGTGACTTTTCTCTCTGTCGTGCCACACCGAGTGACAATCGACCCAGTGAACTATCACAGTGCCTGTTTTAAACTCCAAACTACGTCGTGAACTGGTTGGAAACATGCTTAAGTATTAGCACTTTATACATGTTTGTATCTCCGAGAGGTTGCGGGGGGGGGAGTTTTGGGTTccgtgggaaaaaaaaaaccaacaaggtGGTTGTATATAAGTTTGCACATCACATTTGTGAAGTGAAGACATTCCGATACTGCTTAATTATAGCACCTTATTTCTAGCTGCTGATCTGCCAAAACAGTGTTGCCTTtctgaagggaagagagaaagaaagtggTATTTGTGCCGTGTTCGTATGTATGGGGGGGTAGGTATATGTacgtatgtgtgtatgtatgtgtgtgtctgtactTTGCTGCACAAGGTTGATAAATTATAACATTTTGTATACAAATAAAGACATTTAACACATAATATAATTCTGTGTGTTTAGGTGGTTTTAGAAATAAGAGAACTGGCAGATTTGCCAGTTGAGCAAAGTCTCCTTGTTTACTTTTGGAAGCTCCCCATGTCATTCTGCCTAAAAGATCATCATTCTCTATGGAGATGAAATACTGCACCAAGAAAAGCACCttcttgcttgcttgtttgtttggtcTCTTCTTTACTCTGGCAAAGAGGGAGCAATGAAGAGCACAAACTCCTTTATATTTCCCAGCAACCGAAGAAACAAAAAGCCCCATCAAATAGGCTGCTAATTATAGTTATTTGCCAGGTTTCCTCTAGCTTTCATCTTCAAGGTAAAAGATAGCCCTTTGTTGATAATGCTCCATTAAAAAGTTATcggggggggagggagaataTCGTACTCTGATGcaggctctttttttcctcttttagtcTAAcattggaggggaaaaaaagaaaaaagtcacagTCTTCTTTCTAAAATGCCACATTAAAATGACTTTCCTTATCACCTGCATTTTTGAGGGGAACCTGAATTGTTTGTCCCCCTCCCATTCTTGGACTGTGTACtggaaaaataatcatttaaGTGCATCTCTGCTGTTTGCCTGTCTTGGAGAAGTGTACAGCTTTCTGATAATCCCACAACTCGGCAGCTTCAAAGAG
This genomic window contains:
- the GPR6 gene encoding G-protein coupled receptor 6 yields the protein MEAAAALNGSGAGNSSLEPASRPSAPAALNPWDVMLCVSGTAIACENALVLAIICSSPALRTPAFALVGSLATADLLAGVGLILNFVFRYVIRSETVSLLTVGFLVASFAASVSSLLAITVDRYLSLYNALTYYSERTVLCVHTMLAAAWGVSLCLGLLPVLGWNCLRDRAACSVVRPLTKSNVTLLSASFFLVFLVMLHLYIEICKIVCRHAHQIALQQHFLSASHYVATKKGVSTLAIILGTFGASWLPFAIYCVVGDPDYPSVYTYATLLPATYNSMINPIIYAYRNQEIQRSMWVLFCGCFQAKVSFCSRSPSDV